From a single Sphingobium lignivorans genomic region:
- a CDS encoding amidohydrolase family protein, which translates to MRSIRLLASSLAVASVLASSAALAETESFSVIYGQKPVGHMTADVENGKTSIVFDYKNNGRGPTIAETLATDASGLPTSWTVTGSTTFGSKVDERFSIRGRKATWTDSTGSGSATVSQPSLYVPQSGSPWSLWVQASQLLRDADNAMPALPGGTLRLAKGEAFQVKGEGGDLQVTTLTISGVDLNPSYLAVDPAGKLFAFMTPEFVVVRKGYEGEEARLRGIAERLSTQRYVDMQTRFGHRYGKPVRITNVRLFDPAAMALTAPVSVVVSGERISAVEPLDSPATPGEVRIDGGGGTLIPGLTDMHGHLDQDSAMLNILAGITTVRDMGNDNAVLDQLVDRMDRGEIAGPRVVRSGFIEGKSQFNANNGILVGNQAEALDAVRWYAARDFWQIKVYNSMNPAWVPAMVEEAHRLGLRVTGHVPAFTNADAMIAAGYDELTHINQVILGWVLAPDEDPRTLLRITALKRLPGLDLGSAPVRKTLDSMAAKKIALDPTLVIHEQALLGRDGTATPNMADVYDYMPVSVQRGLKQQMLDTSAAGDDAAYRAAFDQIVATIRAMHERGVFIVPGTDLGGAFNLHRELELYQKIGMTPAQILKRATLDVQAYMGRDQSTGSIAKGKLADFFLIPGDPLQDLKATKRIAMVMKGGVAYFPAEAYPEFGIKPLAQAPEVTGAE; encoded by the coding sequence ATGAGATCCATTCGCTTGCTGGCGTCCAGCCTCGCCGTCGCTTCCGTGCTCGCTTCTTCCGCCGCGCTTGCGGAGACCGAGAGCTTTTCCGTGATCTATGGCCAGAAACCCGTCGGGCATATGACGGCCGATGTGGAGAACGGCAAGACGAGCATCGTCTTCGACTACAAGAACAATGGTCGCGGCCCGACCATCGCCGAGACGCTGGCGACCGATGCCAGCGGTCTTCCGACGAGCTGGACAGTGACCGGCAGCACCACCTTCGGCAGCAAGGTCGACGAGCGCTTCTCGATCCGGGGCCGCAAGGCGACGTGGACGGACTCGACCGGCTCGGGCAGCGCGACCGTCAGCCAGCCCAGCCTATACGTCCCGCAGAGCGGCAGCCCCTGGTCCCTTTGGGTCCAGGCCAGCCAGCTTCTCAGGGACGCGGACAATGCCATGCCGGCGCTGCCGGGCGGCACGCTGCGCCTCGCCAAGGGAGAGGCCTTCCAGGTCAAGGGGGAGGGCGGTGATCTGCAGGTCACTACGCTCACCATCTCCGGCGTCGATCTCAATCCCAGCTATCTGGCGGTCGATCCGGCGGGCAAGCTGTTCGCTTTCATGACTCCCGAGTTCGTGGTCGTCCGGAAAGGCTATGAAGGGGAGGAAGCGCGGCTGCGGGGTATCGCCGAGCGGCTCTCGACCCAGCGTTATGTCGACATGCAGACGCGCTTTGGCCATCGCTATGGCAAGCCCGTGCGCATCACCAATGTGCGCCTGTTCGATCCCGCGGCGATGGCGCTGACGGCGCCCGTCTCGGTCGTGGTGTCCGGCGAGCGGATCTCCGCCGTGGAGCCGCTCGACAGCCCCGCCACGCCCGGCGAAGTCAGGATCGATGGCGGCGGCGGCACGCTCATCCCCGGCCTGACCGACATGCACGGCCATCTCGACCAGGACAGCGCGATGCTGAACATCCTAGCGGGCATCACGACCGTGCGCGACATGGGCAACGACAATGCGGTGCTGGACCAGCTCGTCGACCGCATGGACCGGGGCGAGATCGCCGGGCCGCGCGTGGTGCGCAGCGGCTTCATCGAGGGCAAGAGCCAGTTCAATGCCAATAACGGCATTCTCGTCGGCAATCAGGCCGAGGCGCTGGACGCGGTGCGTTGGTATGCCGCGCGCGATTTCTGGCAGATCAAGGTCTACAACAGCATGAACCCGGCCTGGGTCCCGGCGATGGTCGAGGAAGCGCACCGGCTGGGGCTGCGCGTCACGGGCCATGTGCCCGCCTTCACCAATGCGGATGCGATGATCGCCGCCGGCTATGACGAGCTGACCCATATCAACCAGGTCATCCTCGGCTGGGTGCTGGCGCCCGACGAGGACCCGCGCACCCTGCTGCGCATCACAGCGCTCAAGCGGCTGCCGGGCCTCGACCTTGGCAGTGCGCCCGTCCGGAAAACGCTGGACAGCATGGCCGCGAAGAAGATCGCGCTGGACCCGACGCTGGTGATCCACGAGCAGGCCCTGCTCGGCCGCGACGGGACGGCGACGCCCAACATGGCGGATGTCTACGACTACATGCCGGTGAGCGTGCAGCGGGGCCTGAAGCAGCAGATGCTCGACACCTCGGCGGCCGGCGACGACGCGGCTTACCGCGCCGCGTTCGACCAGATTGTGGCGACGATCAGGGCCATGCACGAGCGCGGGGTGTTCATCGTGCCCGGCACCGATCTGGGCGGCGCCTTCAACCTGCACCGCGAGCTGGAGCTCTACCAGAAGATCGGCATGACGCCCGCGCAGATCCTCAAGCGGGCCACGCTGGACGTGCAAGCCTATATGGGGCGGGATCAGTCGACGGGCTCGATCGCCAAAGGCAAGCTCGCCGACTTCTTCCTCATTCCGGGCGATCCCCTGCAGGACCTGAAGGCGACCAAGCGCATCGCCATGGTGATGAAGGGCGGTGTCGCCTATTTCCCGGCGGAAGCCTATCCGGAGTTCGGCATCAAGCCGCTGGCGCAGGCGCCCGAGGTGACCGGGGCGGAGTGA
- the purC gene encoding phosphoribosylaminoimidazolesuccinocarboxamide synthase: MSRRRQIYEGKAKILYEGPEPGTLIQYFKDDATAFNAQKKGTISGKGVLNNRISEHIFTLLANIGVPTHFIKRLNMREQLIRQVEIVPIEVVVRNVAAGSLSTRLGIEEGAQLPRTLIEYYYKDDALGDPMITEEHIACFGWASQEEMHDIADMAIRVNDFMSGLFAGIGIRLIDFKLEFGRIWDGDFSRIILADEISPDGCRLWDMTTNEKLDKDRFRRDLGGEVEAYQEVARRLGLLPEGSDTDVLDLDSHRKKRGK; encoded by the coding sequence ATGTCCCGTCGCCGCCAAATCTACGAGGGCAAGGCGAAGATCCTTTATGAAGGACCCGAACCCGGCACGCTGATCCAGTATTTCAAGGATGATGCAACGGCCTTCAATGCCCAGAAGAAGGGCACGATCTCGGGCAAGGGCGTGCTCAACAACCGCATTTCCGAGCATATCTTCACGCTGCTCGCCAACATCGGCGTGCCGACGCATTTCATCAAGCGGCTCAACATGCGCGAGCAGCTCATCCGCCAGGTCGAGATCGTGCCGATCGAAGTGGTGGTGCGCAATGTCGCGGCGGGCTCGCTCTCGACGCGCCTGGGCATCGAGGAAGGCGCGCAGCTGCCCCGCACGCTGATCGAATATTACTACAAGGACGATGCCCTCGGCGATCCCATGATCACCGAAGAGCATATCGCCTGCTTCGGCTGGGCGAGCCAGGAGGAAATGCACGACATCGCCGACATGGCGATCCGCGTGAACGACTTCATGAGCGGCCTGTTCGCCGGCATCGGCATCCGCCTGATCGACTTCAAGCTGGAGTTCGGCCGGATCTGGGACGGGGACTTCTCGCGCATCATCCTGGCCGACGAGATCAGCCCGGACGGCTGCCGCCTGTGGGACATGACGACCAACGAGAAGCTGGACAAGGACCGGTTCCGCCGGGACCTCGGTGGCGAGGTGGAAGCCTATCAGGAAGTCGCGCGGCGCCTTGGCCTGCTGCCGGAGGGATCGGACACGGACGTGCTCGATCTCGACAGCCACCGCAAGAAGCGCGGCAAGTAA
- a CDS encoding MauE/DoxX family redox-associated membrane protein: MAVSAAPAGREAILYRMVMPGHICPYGLKALHLLRRKGFSVDDRWLTSRAQTDAFKAEHDVRTTPQIFIDGERIGGHDDLRRYLGLKVHDPQATSYVPVLALFAVAALIALVIDWLTATPWLSIVTVERFISTAMILLAMLKLQDVDRFATMFLGYDLLARRWVPYAYLYPFAQLGAGVLMLAGALPWLAAPVALLIGGVGTVSVFKAVYIEKRSLKCACVGGGSNVPLGFVSLMEDILMSVMALWMMAGMM, translated from the coding sequence ATGGCTGTCTCTGCTGCACCGGCGGGCCGCGAGGCCATTCTCTATCGCATGGTCATGCCCGGCCATATCTGCCCTTATGGGCTCAAGGCGCTGCATCTCCTGCGGCGCAAGGGCTTCTCGGTGGACGATCGCTGGCTCACCAGCCGCGCGCAGACCGATGCATTCAAGGCCGAGCATGACGTGCGCACGACGCCCCAGATCTTCATCGATGGCGAGCGGATCGGCGGGCATGACGACCTGCGCCGCTATCTCGGCCTCAAGGTCCATGATCCGCAGGCGACCAGCTATGTCCCCGTCCTCGCCCTGTTCGCCGTCGCGGCACTGATCGCGCTCGTCATCGACTGGCTGACGGCGACGCCCTGGCTATCGATCGTAACGGTGGAGCGCTTCATTTCCACGGCGATGATCCTGCTCGCCATGCTCAAGCTGCAGGATGTCGACCGGTTCGCGACCATGTTCCTGGGCTATGATCTGCTGGCCCGGCGCTGGGTGCCCTACGCTTATCTCTATCCCTTCGCGCAGCTCGGCGCGGGCGTACTGATGCTGGCGGGCGCCCTGCCCTGGCTCGCTGCGCCCGTCGCCCTGCTGATCGGCGGCGTCGGCACCGTCTCGGTGTTCAAGGCCGTCTATATCGAGAAGCGCAGCCTCAAATGCGCCTGCGTGGGCGGCGGCAGCAATGTGCCGTTGGGCTTCGTCTCGCTGATGGAGGATATATTGATGAGCGTCATGGCGCTCTGGATGATGGCAGGGATGATGTAA
- a CDS encoding MerR family transcriptional regulator, which produces MAGMTISKLAQAGGVGVETVRYYQRRGLLALPERGGGSALSGGVRRYDDEDVRRLRFIRSAQLAGFTLDAIGELLLLDAGEDRARARQLASDRLLALDAKITELQRARAVLQKLALECESSGTGPCPILSSFDDAAESHPQTGGVTAL; this is translated from the coding sequence ATGGCAGGCATGACGATATCGAAACTTGCGCAAGCGGGCGGCGTTGGCGTCGAGACGGTGCGTTATTATCAGCGGCGCGGGCTCCTCGCGCTACCCGAGCGGGGCGGGGGGAGTGCGCTATCCGGGGGCGTGCGGCGTTATGATGACGAGGATGTGCGCCGCCTGCGCTTCATCCGCTCGGCCCAGTTGGCTGGCTTCACTCTGGATGCGATCGGAGAGCTGCTCTTGCTGGACGCGGGGGAAGATCGGGCACGCGCGCGCCAGCTCGCCTCCGATAGGTTACTGGCGCTGGATGCCAAGATTACCGAGCTTCAGCGTGCCCGGGCGGTGCTTCAGAAACTCGCGCTGGAATGCGAATCCTCGGGCACGGGGCCATGCCCGATCCTGTCTTCGTTCGATGATGCCGCCGAGTCGCATCCGCAAACGGGTGGGGTGACTGCGCTGTAG
- a CDS encoding PEPxxWA-CTERM sorting domain-containing protein translates to MLKFNVLTTAAMAALAAGIVIAQPAVAATQTVTSLGLPVPAGTEWGSLPGENTGGGDAYISSAAPRSGNGSLELVGDRTRVQTGVQYGGPGVATNLGLLSDVLSLVFDWQVAADSARQTYTPALRLMVQDGAQRSELIWEGAYNPGVGGLASANPTGAWYSTNSTDVFWQFATGLGPNEDGGMLQLHTITDWAASNYYSDAAYVTAISVGAGSGATLGYHAFVDNVTFTTTGGSTTYNFEMQAPVPEPATWAMMIGGLGLVGASMRRRSTKVQFA, encoded by the coding sequence ATGTTGAAGTTCAATGTTCTTACGACCGCGGCGATGGCCGCACTTGCGGCCGGCATCGTGATCGCGCAGCCTGCGGTCGCCGCGACGCAGACCGTCACCAGCCTTGGCCTGCCGGTGCCGGCTGGCACGGAGTGGGGATCGCTTCCCGGCGAGAATACCGGCGGCGGTGACGCTTATATCTCGAGTGCCGCGCCGCGCTCGGGCAATGGTTCGCTCGAACTGGTCGGCGATCGCACACGCGTCCAGACCGGCGTTCAATATGGCGGCCCCGGCGTCGCCACCAATCTCGGCTTGCTTTCGGACGTTCTGAGCCTGGTCTTCGACTGGCAGGTGGCGGCGGACAGTGCCCGTCAGACTTACACGCCCGCCCTTCGCCTGATGGTGCAGGACGGCGCCCAGCGCAGCGAGCTGATCTGGGAAGGCGCCTATAATCCCGGCGTGGGCGGCCTGGCGAGCGCCAATCCGACCGGTGCCTGGTACAGCACCAACAGCACCGATGTCTTCTGGCAGTTTGCCACGGGTCTGGGCCCCAATGAAGATGGCGGCATGCTGCAGCTCCACACGATCACGGACTGGGCGGCGAGCAACTATTATTCGGATGCTGCCTATGTGACGGCGATCAGCGTCGGCGCCGGCAGCGGCGCCACGCTCGGCTATCACGCGTTCGTCGACAATGTGACGTTCACCACGACCGGTGGTTCCACCACCTATAATTTCGAGATGCAGGCGCCCGTTCCCGAACCGGCGACCTGGGCCATGATGATCGGTGGCCTCGGGCTGGTCGGCGCGAGCATGCGTCGCCGCTCGACCAAGGTCCAGTTCGCCTGA